A genomic stretch from Ovis canadensis isolate MfBH-ARS-UI-01 breed Bighorn chromosome 5, ARS-UI_OviCan_v2, whole genome shotgun sequence includes:
- the OR6F1 gene encoding olfactory receptor 6F1, producing MNTDNETLPQDFLLLGFPGSQILQLSLFMLFLIMYILTVGGNMAILILVSTSHQLHTPMYFFLSNLSFLEIWYTTAAVPKALAILLGRSQSISFTSCLLQMYLVFSLGCTEYFLLAAMAYDRYLAICYPLHYGTIMNSLLSMQLALGSWVCGFLAIAVPTALISSLTFCGPHTINHFFCDIAPWIALACTSTRPVELVSFVIAFVVILSSCLITLVSYVYIISTIFRIPSAQGRSKAFSTCSSHLTVVLIWYGSTIFLHVRTSIKEALNLTKAVHVLNTVVTPVLNPFIYTLRNKEVRETLLKKCKGK from the coding sequence ATGAACACAGACAATGAAACTCTTCCCCAGGACTTTCTCCTATTGGGCTTTCCTGGCTCCCAGATCCTTCAGCTCTctcttttcatgctttttttgATTATGTACATCCTCACAGTTGGTGGTAACATGGCTATATTGATATTGGTGAGTACTTCCCACCAGCtacacacccccatgtacttctttctAAGCAATCTCTCTTTCCTGGAGATTTGGTATACCACAGCTGCAGTCCCCAAAGCCCTGGCCATTCTACTGGGGAGAAGCCAAAGCATATCATTTACCAGCTGTCTTTTGCAGATGTACCTTGTTTTCTCATTGGGCTGCACAGAGTACTTCCTCCTGGCAGCCATGGCTTATGACCGTTATTTGGCCATCTGCTATCCTCTACACTATGGGACTATCATGAACAGCCTTCTCTCAATGCAGCTGGCTCTGGGCTCCTGGGTCTGTGGTTTCCTGGCCATTGCAGTTCCCACAGCCCTCATCAGCAGCCTGACCTTCTGTGGGCCCCACACTATCAACCACTTCTTTTGTGACATTGCACCTTGGATTGCTCTGGCCTGTACCAGCACACGGCCAGTGGAACTTGTAAGCTTTGTGATTGCTTTTGTGGTCATCCTAAGTTCTTGCCTTATCACCCTTGTCTCCTATGTCTACATCATCAGCACCATCTTCAGGATTCCCTCAGCCCAGGGCAGAAGCAAAGCCTTCTCCACGTGCTCCTCGCATCTTACAGTGGTACTCATCTGGTACGGCTCTACAATCTTCCTTCATGTCCGCACCTCCATTAAAGAGGCTCTGAATCTGACTAAAGCTGTTCATGTCTTGAACACCGTGGTAACTCCAGTTCTTAATCCCTTCATCTACACTCTCCGTAACAAGGAAGTAAGAGAAACTCTGCTAAagaaatgtaaaggaaaataa